The Paenibacillus dendritiformis region TAGCGTACCCCAATTGATGCGCTTCCAATAGTCAACAAACTTTAGATTTGGTGTACAAAATAAAGGAAGGGCTTTCACAGATGCCACATTTTCATGTGATACCGTGGAACCCCTTCCCAGTAATGTATTTCATACGATTTCATTTCGGTTTGCATGGAATTCTCTGTATTCTTTGGGGGATACGCCAACGTACTTCCGGAACTGCTTATAGAAATAACTTTTATCCCAGTAACCTACATTAGAGGCAATATCGGTCATGCGCTGATTCGTATTGACGAGCATTTCCTTCGCCATTTTGATGCGGGTCTTGTTCAAATAATCGGAGAAGGTCGACTGAACCTCCTTCTGGAACAATTGCCCTAAATAAACCGGGTTGATATTATACACCTGGCTCAATGTCTTCAGCGACAGTTCCTCCGCATACCGGGCATGAATATCATGCAGCACCTGCTTGATGACGGGACTCATATGCTCCGGCTCGGCGAGCTGCCCCATCATTCTGCAGCCGACCTGGAGCACATGATCCTTCAGTACTTCCAGCGTCTGAATATGATAAACATCGTCGAACCAGTCCCGCTCCTCCTCCAACAGGTAGTGCGCGGTATCCTTCACCGACTGCTTCCAGGCGATGAGCAATTCGACGGCGAAGTTGCGAATATCCCGCGGCGTTACCCCTGACGTCGCCGACAGCTGTTCGAAATCGGCCTCCAGCTGCTTCCGAAGCTGTTCCTTGTCCCGGTCGTACAGCAGCTTCACGTAAGGCTCCGTCTCCGGCTGCACGTCTGCCGGCCGGGACGAGCGGTAGTCGGCGATCTCGTCGGCGTCGACCCATTCGTCATCTGCACGGACAAGATGATAAGGCTGGACCCGCTTCGCGTGCAAGTAGCTTGCCGAAGTATGGGCGTACCCTTCCTGGACGCTCCCCAGCGTAATCTGGAGGGAGGTGCTCAGCATCTCCTCTACCTCCCGCTTCCACTCTCGAAGCCGGCCCATCATCTCTTCCTTCTCCTCGCTCCGGTACAGACCGAAAATGATCGCGGTCTCTCCGTCCCATTCCGGGACGCAAAATCCGCCGTTCGCCTGCTTCAGCAGGCGTCTTGCGTGACTCACGACCTCTTCCTGCTTATCATAATCCGCCTCATGATCCATTTGCAGCTCGGGCCGGACCAGGACAACCATATAATAAGGATGAATAAAACGGATATCCAGCAAGTCCGCCCGCTGCTGCAATTCTTCCAGATGGATGAGATCACGCAGCCAACGGTAGAGCACATTGTCCCGCAAAATATCCCGATTGTGCTGCTCCGCCATCCGATGAACCCGGGACTGGTCGATCTTCTGCACGGTCGTCTCGAGCGTGGAGCGGAACTCTTCAATATTGATCGGCTTCAGCAAGTAGTTCTCGACGCCCAGCTTGATGCCTTCCTTCACATACATGAACTCGTTATAGCCGCTCAATATAATGAACCGGGTCTGAGGATGGGACTCCTTCACTTTCTCAATCAGCTGGAGGCCGGTCATGCGCGGCATCATAATGTCGGTAATAATCAAATCAACCGGCTGCTGCTGCAGCTTCTCCCACGCATCCTCCCCATTCTCTGCCGTTCCCGCCACGCTTAATCCGTAATCGTTCCATTCCAGAATCGTCTGCAAGCCTTCTATAATAAATGGTTCGTCATCTACTAAAAATACGCTGTACATCGTATCCCCCCTTAACCACTTCCCAGCTTCCATTCAAAGGCACACGATTGGTGACCGTCGTGCCGGCACCGAGAACGCTTACCGGCGTAATCCCGTTCTTGTCTTCATAGCATATCCACAGACGGTCATGCACATTTTTCAACCCCCAGGAACCATGCTCCTGAGTGCCGGACTGCTGCGAAAGCTGCCCCGGCATGTAATCGGTTTACCATCTATCATCATACCATAATCGGCCGGCCTGTTTGATAGCGTCCACGAATTCGCATATCAGAAGATGATTTTTAGCAAAACTTGCACAAACCCCAAATATAACCTTGTGAAGAATGATTTGGAGGATATAATAAAAAGATAGGAGGTTGGAGTGGGCTGCAACACACTCCAATACCACTTTTTGTTACCCAGTCTGCTCTTGGATTTCGACTCTTTTTGTAATAAAGTAAATAATGTTGCATAATTATACCGTAATCCAAGGAGAATTATTCATATATGGTAGCCAAGAACGACAATACGCAACGAAAATTTGCGCATACACAGCAATTGAATCTAAGAGGGTTACTGCATTTCGTCATACCCTCATTGCTTGGGTTGCTTCTCTTCGTCATTCCCGTTCCGTGGAACGGAGAAGTGACCGTGCCCATTGCATTCCTGACCAACGCCATCACACAAGGACTTGCTCCCTGGCTCCCGGGAGCGGTTACGATCATCATCGTGCTCGCCTGGCTGGGAACCGCTTATACCCGCTGGTTGAGACCAGCCAAGCTGCTGCATATGCCGCTATGGAATGCACTGTTCAACATTTCTCCCTTCTGGTTCGCCGCACGAACGTTGGGGATAATATTCGCGATACTTGCCTTTTTCCGGATCGGGCCAGAATGGATATGGTCAGAAGACACGGGAGGCATGCTGCTCTCCGGTCTTATCCCCGGCTTGTTCGTTGTCTTCTTGCTTGCGGGACTTCTGCTCCCGCTGTTGGTCGATTTTGGCCTGCTTGAGTTTTTCGGCACACTTATGACCCGGATTATGCGCCCCATCTTTACTTTGCCGGGACGCTCCTCAATCAATTGCATGGCATCCTGGCTTGGAGACGGCACCATTGGCGTCATGATGACGAGCAAGCAATATGAATCCGGATACTACACGAAGCGCGAAGCCGCCGTCATCGGCACGACATTTACGGCTGTATCCATTACATTCAGTTTCATCGTATTGAGCAATGTCAGGCTTGGGCATATGTTTCTTCCTTTTTATGCGACGGTAACCTTTGCCGGAATGGCAGCAGCCGTCATCATGCCGCGAATTCCGCCGCTGTCGCGCAAGCCGGACACCTATTCACCCGATGCCACGCCTGCGGAAGAAGAGGTCATCCCAGCCGCATGGAGTCCTTGGCGCTGGGGGCTGCGCCAAGCCGTCGGCAAGGCGCGCCAGCACGGGGGAGCAGGCTCCTTCCTTCGGGAAGGCTGCAAAAACATTGTCGACCTGTGGATCGGCGTTATCCCTGTCGTTATGGCCATCGGCACACTGGCTGTGGCAATCGCCAAATTCACGCCAATCTTCAAATGGTTCGGCTGGCCATTCATTCCGCTGCTGCAGTTGCTCGGTATTCCTGAAGCGGAAGCGGCTTCCCAGACCATTCTTGTCGGATTCGCGGACATGTTCCTGCCTACGGTGCTAGCCTCCGATATTACGAGCGACATGACCCGCTTCGTCATTGCGGCATTATCCGTCACCCAACTCATCTATATGTCCGAGGTCGGCGGATTGCTGCTAGGCTCCAAGCTGCCCGTAAGCTTCAAGGATCTGGTTGTCATTTTCCTGCTCCGTACCTTGCTTACATTGCCGATTATCGCGTTCATCGCGCATCTTCTTTTTTAATAGCACAGTGGCCCTGTCTTGCGAGATTCCCTCCAAGCTTCTCGATGAGTAGGGTCTTTTTCTTGGTACTGGGTAACCCTAGTCAATTCAAAGGCACACGAATGGTGACCGTCGTGCCGGCCCCGAGAACGCTTTCCAACGTAATCCCGTAGTTGTCTCCATACAATATCCGCAGGCGGTCATGGACATTTTTGAGCCCTAATGAACCGTGCTCCTGAATGCTCGACTGTCTCAGTTCCTGTTGAATCTCCTGCAGCCGCTCGGGCTCAATCCCTTTCCCGTTGTCGGCAACCCGAATCACCAAGTCCTCTTCATCAGACTCTACTTCGATAATAATATGGTTGTCCGTCCGGTCCAGCCCGAGCCCATGCACCAGGTAGTTCTCAATAATAGGCTGCACCGAGAGCTTCATTATATTATACCCGCCCAGACGCTCATCCATATAGATGGAATACTGCAGCTTGTCCCGGTAACGAATTCGGGTCAGCTCCAGGTAACGGCGGCAATTTTCTATCTCTTCATTTAATGTAATCGTGGTCTTGTCCTTCACCATATGCCGGAACATGGATGCCAGATTATAGATCATATCGCCGACATCGTTCGCGCCCTGCGAGATGGCCCGCATCCGAATGACTTCCAGTGTGTTGTACAGAAAATGAGGCTTGATTTGAGACTGAAGCGCTACCAGCTCCGCATTTTTCTGCTTGAGCTCCGATTTATAGACTTTATTGATATACTGCTGCAAATCTTCGCACATTTGGTTGAAGCTGAGCGCGATAAGCCCAAGCTCGTCTTCCCGATCCACCGGAAGCTTCGTATTGAGATAGCCCTCTCTTACCTTCTTCATCCCTTTGATGACCGTCTGCGTACGGCGCGATAGATGGAGAACGGAGAAATAGGTTGCGACAAGCACCGTTATAATGCATAGCAAAGTAATAATGCCTATCGTATTGCGAATTCCCGACAGCCGGTCGGTAATCGCTTTCTCGGGAATGGTGTTGATGACAACAAGTCCCAATTTATTCGTTTCCGACACCATGACATAGGACTTCTGTCCGTTGAGGTCCACCTGGTCCGACTTGTTGCGCGGCATAGACAGCAATTCACTGTAATATTGCGCGGTGACCGGAATTGCCGAACGTTCTGTGTGGTATACCGTGTGGCCGTTGGAATCAAGCACGAGCCATTGTTCTCCCGGCAATTGCTCGCCAATCTGCCGCGATATTCCGTCGGCATTGAAGTCAATTGTAATATCTCCGGCCGTCGCCAGCGTCTCGGGGTTGCTGATCCGATTGGTTACGCTCAGCAGAGAGAGCGGTTCGGCCGTCTGATCCGGCTCAAAAGGCGGCACATTCACGATTTCCTCGATGGGCTTCGTTGATATGTCGTGGCCCGTCTCGGCCGCGGGATGGGCGTTCCCCATCTCCGGCAAGTATCGCTTGTTCGGAATGGCATAACGATTATTCTTCCATAGCTGCTGCGCCTGGCTGTTCTCGCTCCAATCGAAATAGCCGCGATAGAATCCGCCTTTATAGTAGATGTAGGCAAATTTCTTCTTCAGACTAATGAGATTAATATTTTGCAAATCCTGATCCTTGACGAACTGCGTAGAGAAGAAATCGTGCATATTTCGGATATAGAAGCCGTTGCTTGAACTGAAGCTGTCCAGCCGGTAGCGGATGAAATTTTCGAGCCCTTCATTAAGCAAATAGACCGTTTCCTTCACAAGAATGGTATCCTGGTACACTTGCTGAATGATGGCCTGGGCCGTATCATACTTCTGATCGAGAAAGCGGTTGATCGCATCCACCTTCCGCTGCTGATCGAACAACGCATTGTTGACGTTGTTATAGACGAAGAAATGATACGCCGACACGGACAGCGTAACCAGAGAAGCGACGGCAATAATCGAGTACACGACAATCAGCTTGATGAACAGCTTTTTCTTGAAATGCTTCATATAGATCTGTTTGATTGCCTTGAGCATCCTGATGCCTCTCCTTTATTCGACTGCGTGATCTGCAGCCCAATCACCATGTAATCGGTTTACGCATCTTCTATCATACCATATTCAATATATCCTTTAGATGGAGTCCATTAATTAGCATATTAGTGGTTGCGTGACAGTGGAGGACTGGCTGCTTTAGACAGGTAAAGTGTAGGGATTTGCCGATGAGTTTTCAACAGTATTCGCTAAAATATGACAAAAAATATATGAAAATTCAACCATTTGTCAAATTAAAAATATCGACATTCTGGCTTATACTAAAAATAATTCATTCACAAATTGTAATTATTCGGAAATTGAGCAGGATTTTCATATCACTAAGATGAATTACATAAATTAAGGAGGGTCTTCACAATGGTATTTGACCATCGTATAGCTCCGGTGGTGCTCCGACAATATTTACAAGAGGAACTGGTCAAAAGGGGGTGGAAGCAAAAAGATCTGGCGGAAGCTGCGGAAATGGAAAGTTCAACGATCAGCAACATCTTCAACCGTAAACAGTCCCTCATGCTTCCACAGCTCCACGCGATCAATCAAGCTTTCGGATTGCCGAACGATACCTTTTACGAACTGTTTATCGGGGAGTGCTGCGGCGATAACGGACGGCTGAAGCCGGAGAAAACGAGCGATTTTATCCTTAACTGTATCGCGGTTGAAAAGTATGAAATCATCAAGCAGCTAGTACAAATCCTTCACGAAGAAACGAACCGCTCCAAAATGATCGACACTACCTTCAGAATTGCGGAACATATTTTTCAATCCGACCAACGCAACTACTCTCTCCCCTTCTACGACATCATCACCCAGAACGGATACAGCAGAAGTGAAAGACTGGCCATCTCCTACTACAGAAGATTTCTCATCCTTAGAGACCTGGACACTTCCGGAGCCGGTAATGAAGCATTATGTCAGCTTCTGGAGTATTTGCCTTTATTGCCGGACGAGGTCAGACTCGACGCCTATTACCGCATCCTGACATTCTATAATGTAGTAGAGAACTGGCCGAAGCTGCTCTTGTACGCAAAAGAGCTACGAAGCATTGCGCTGTCCGAAGGTCAAGATGACTATGTTGCGGAAAGCTGGTTGTATGAGTCAGTCGCCTTGAAAGGTATGAAAAACTATGAAAGCGCATTAAAGGCTACTGCGGCGTATAGCAGATATGGAGACCATTATGCACGATTATCTAAATATAATGAGCTCTATATCTCTATTGAAATGAAGCAGATCGAAGCAATCGAAGAACTTATGGACATGCTGAAGGGCGATCAAGTGCTTCTCGTGCTCCCGGTTGCATTGGACAGTTATATCAGCAATAATGCGCTCACCGAAGCAAGAGAATACCTGGAAACATATAAAAGCTATGTAGACGACCTGCTATCCCGAAAGGACCCGTTCCATTTGAAGCACAAACTGCGCCTGACGCAAGCTCTGAGTCAATATTATTTTAGAATCGGCCAGTATGGGGCTGGTTTTGAATATAACGCCTTATCCTTGGAACTGGCGCTCAAGCTTAAAAATATACAGCGTGCAGGAATGGCTGTCATTGCCTTTCAAGAACATGAAATGCATGTTTCGGCAGAGCAAAAAAATCGATTCATAAATATTTTATTGAATGAGGTGGATTCAAATGAAAAAAACATTAATCACGATGTCCATGGCTCTTTTCTTGTTCAATATTACAGGAGTATCGTCGCCGGATGACCACAAAACAGGCTGGTCAATTAAAGAGATTGGCACAGGTTGGATAGTCAGCGAAATCGGTACCGGTTGGTCCCCAATGAGTAACCTGGACGGCGTGATCAGTTCCGCGTAAGCCAGAGGGAATAACAAGTAGGATTCCAAGAAACCTCCAGTTCTCCCTAAAAAATAAGGGTAGCATAAATGCTACCCATTCTCACTTTTTTGGTCCCTCACTTATACGGTAGAGGATCTCCGACTTTTTTCGTTCCTCACTTATACGGTAGAGGATCTCCCGCTTTTTTCGCCCCTCACTTATACGGCAGAGGATCTCCGGCTTTTTCAGGAACAATCATGCTCCTTAAGCCTCACTTTAAGGGGTACATTGGAAATTATCAAGTTGCTGAATTTCATCTGTGTTATTAAATGGTATCCGAGGCAAGAAAACTATTTTCCGAACCTGCTTCTATTTCACCGCACCCGCGGCAATGCCCTTAATAATATACTTCTGCGCGAAAATATAGAAGATGACAATCGGGATGATCGTGAGCGTCAGCCCGGCCATCGCCTGGTTCCACACGATCGTGAATTCGCCGAAGAAATAGAAGGTCGATAGCGGTATCGTTCTTAGCCCCTTGTCCGCCAAGGTCAGGGATGGAAGCAAGTAATCGTTCCACAGGGCAATCACGTTAAGAATGGCTACGGTGATTGTAATATTTTTGAGCATCGGAAATACGATTCTCCAGAATACCCCGAACTTGCTGCAGCCATCGATCGTTGCCGCTTCCTCCAGATCGATCGGGATCGACTTGATGAATCCATGATAGAGAAAGACCGCCATTCCCGAGGCGAAGCCCACGTTCATGTAGATCAAGCCTTCATGGGTGTTCAGCATCGGAATATGAAGATGGGTACGAATCCAGTCCATCACCTGCATCAACGGCATCATCAGCGTCTGGAACGGAATGAGCATGGTGGCGACCAAGGTCATGAAAATGATTTTGCTTAGCTTATTATCGGTGCGAACAAGCATCCAGGCCGTCATCGATGCCAGCACAATGACGAGGATAACGGAGACGAGCGTGACATACAGCGAATTGCCGAAGGCGTTGAAGAAATTCATTTTCTCCATAGCCTCTTTATAGTATTGGAAGCTGAATGAAGTCGGAAAAGCGAGCGCGTTCTCATACAGCTCCGCACGGTTTTTAAATGAATTGACCAGCATCAAGTAGATCGGCGACAAAAAGAGGAGAGCCATCAGAAGAAGCAATAGTTCAAGCAGCCATTTGCTCGTTTTCTTCATTAGTACTGCACCTCTCTTTTCTTCGTCAGGAACACCTGAGTCAGGGTAAATACCGCCACGACAAGGAAGAAGAGCACGGCCTTCGCTTGTCCGAGACCGTAATTGCCGTAAGCGAAGATCTCATTAAAAATATTCATCGCGAACATCTCGGTCGCATTGTTCGGGCCGCCGCGCGTTAAGCTCAAGTTCACGTCATAAATCTTGAACGCGCCGGACAACGTCAGGAAGAGACAGATCGTGAACGCGGGCATAAGGAGCGGAAGCGTGATTTTGGTCAGACGATGCCACCAATTCGCTCCGTCGACCTTCGAGGCTTCAATCAGCTCATCCGGCACGCCTTGAAGGCCGGCCACATAAATAATCATCGTATATCCGGCAAACTGCCACGTGAACACGACAACCATAGCGAACAAGGCGAACTGAGAATCGAGAAGCCAGTTGAAGAATACATTAGTAAGCCCCGTGCTCTCGCCGATATATCCCATCGCATCGGTAAAGATAAACTGCCAAATATAACCGAGAATGAGTCCGCCGATCAGATTCGGCATAAAGAACATCGTACGAGCGAGATTCCGCACCCGAAGCTTCGCGGTGACAAAGAGAGAGAAAGCGAGACCGAACACGTTGACGAGGAGCACGGCCAGAATCGTGAATTTCAGCGTATGCCATGCCGATGCCAGGAATCGTTCATCCTGGAACAGTTGAATATAGTTGTCGAGCCCGACGAACACTTTGGGATTGGCCGGAATGCCATCCCATTGCACGAACGAATAAGCAATACCGAACAGGAACGGTATGACGACGACGGTGGTAAAGATAAAAAGCAGGGGAAGCGTAAATAAGGCAAACCATAGCCGGTCTTTCCGCTTCTTCATGGTTTATCCCTTCTTTCCGGTAAAGTTCGAGCCAGCCGCCCTATCACGCTGGAACATGATGACGAGAGTCCGAATAACAAAAAGCCTAACACGGTCATGTATGTAAACCCATGGGTTAGGCTTTTTGTCTTCAATCAGGGTATCTTATTATTTGGCTGCCTTGGCCCAGACTTCGTCCAGCTTCTGGAGGAACTGCTCTCCGGTCATCGCCTTGTCCAGGAAGAACGCTTGGGCTGCTGGCGCCAGATCGTTGGTAATGATGCCGGCCGGGAAGTAGTTGTTCGCCGTCATTAACGTTTCTCCGCTCTGAGTGGCTTCATATACCGCTTGAGACAATGGGTCCATATTGCCTGCTTCGATATTCGTCATAGCCGGAATGAACTGGAAATCCTCCACAATCGTTTTCTTGCCGGTCTCGCTATTGAAGAGCCAATCCAGGAAAGCGTTTGCGGCTTTGATTTCATCTGCATCCGCTGTCCCATTGACGACCCAGTAGCTTGCAACGCCTACCGTCAGCTTCTGGTTGCCGTTGATTGGAAGCGGCATCATTCCGATGTTGGAGCCGAAGTCGCCGAAGTCCTTCAGCATCGAGAAGCTCCAGTTGCCTTGGTGCACCATCGCCGTCTTGCCGGTTGCGAAGTCACCCATTTGCGTATCGTACTTGATCTCCATCGGATTTTTCGCATAGGCCTTGATGGCATCCATGAACTTCGCGAACTCCTGGAACTCCTTCGTGTCGGCCATCTTCACTTCGCCCTTGTTCAGCTTATTAATGTAGTCGACAGGATCGGCCTGCAAAGCGAACGGCGTATTGATGATATGGCCAATGAGGAAATACGCCTCTTGAGAAAGCGCAAGACCGTTAATGTTTTCGTTCTTGAACTTCTCCAGCGTCTTGGTGAAGGAATCCAGGTCCGTCACCTCGGAAGGATTGACGAGATCCTTGTTGTACACCAAGCCGTAGCCTTCCACGCCATACGGAATGCCCGTCACTTTGCCGTCTACTTCCAACGCCATATTCGGCGCTACATTTTTCGCATACCCTTCATTGCTCATATCGTAGAAGTAAGACTTGAACTTCTCTGCTTCCGTACCCGGCCCAATGCTGAAGATGGACGGCCCTTGGTTGCTCGTCAACTTCGCCTGCAGCTGCGTTGTATAGTTATCGCCGGCAGCGCCCCATACTTCCGCTTCATTCCCGGTTTCCTCTGTATATTTCTGAGCCAATTTCTCTAATTGCTCCGCGATCTCAACCTTCGATTGGAAAATCGTAATCTTCTTCAGCTTCTCCTGCCCCGAAGAATCCGTGGAAGGATTGGCATTGTTGCTGTCCGATCCGCTGCCGCAACCTACAAGCGCCGTAATCACGGCCAGTACGGTCAACAAGCTAAGCGTGCACGTAATGTATTTTCTCTTACTCATTTCTTACGCCTCCCCGATTAAGATGAATACTTCGTAGTTAAGCGCTTACAAACCCATCTTAACGGATAATTTGCGTGAATGCAATAAAAAATAAGTGAAATAATCTGATGATTTTATATTTATTAGATAAACTTTAACTCTTAATTAGATAAAATAATTATATATTTTTACTTATTCCGTTGTTTTTCGCCATTGAATCGTGGCATTGAGCTTCACCGGCTCCCGATTGGCCTGGCCGCGTATCATCGTTAGCAGCTCCTTCGCCGCCAAGTAACCGCATTCATACCGCGGAATCGCGATCGTCGTCAACCCTGCCATCATCGCTGCGTCGGTGTTGTCGAAGCCCGTCACCGCAATGTCTTCGGGAACCTTGATCTTATTTTCCTCGAATGCCTTGAACGCGCCGAGCGCCATATGGTCATTCGCGCAGACGAGCACTTCCGGCAGTTCATTGCTGAGAATGATAAGCTTCGCCGCCTGGTACCCGCTCGTCTCGCTGTAATCGCCATGAAAATAATGACGCGAGTCGAAGGTCAGGCCATTGTGGTGAAGCGTATCCGTAAAGGCCGCAAAGCGTTCCTTGTGGTCCAGCGTGAAGTCGACCCCGCCGATATAGCCGAACCGCCTGTATCCCTTGTCCACGAGCCCTTGAACCATCTCGCACATGACGGGATAATTATCGACGACGACGCTTTTCGTATTCGCGTAATCGTGGGCGATCATCCGATCCATCAATACGACCGGGAAATGGGGCTTCGCGTATTCGATCAGGACTTCATCGCTCATATGGCGATCCAGGCAAATCATCCCGCAGGCGAAGTTATTGCGCATAAATTTTTGACTGGACTTATTCGTGCAAATAACCAAATCATAGCCATTCTCGGTCAGACAATGGTTAATCCCTTTAATAATCTGCAAGTAATATTCCCGATCAAAATCACTGAAAATGAACATTACGGTGCTGCTGCTCACCGCCTTGTTCGAAGAGCTTGAATAGTATCCCTTCTCCATGCATATTTTCAGCACTCGCTCCCGGGTCGCTTGTCCTACATTTTTACGGCCATTCAATACGTTGGACACCGTGGCGACCGATACATCCGCAAGCTCCGCAATTTCCTTCAATCTGCTCTTCAAGCCGCTTTCCCTCCTACAGCACTTGTTTTATCCATCAACCCGATTTTTTTTGCGAACCCATCCCCTCCTGGCTGCGTGGTTAACATTTATGGATTGCATTATTAACTATTTTACTAAACCATTTTACTAGATACACTCTTTTTTTCATACTGCCGCCAAGGATACCATGAAAAAAAGACTGCAAAACCTTTTGAGGTTTTGCAGCCTTGGCCATACTCATCGTATTTGTACACGACGTTAATTACTCCGGATTACCCGGCCCAGGAACCGCTTGACCGGGCCATACGAGGTGTCGAGCGTCTCGTAGAAATTGACCATCACCGGATATCTGACGCTATCCATGTCTATTTTCTCGAAGTAGATATATTGCTC contains the following coding sequences:
- a CDS encoding YjiH family protein translates to MVAKNDNTQRKFAHTQQLNLRGLLHFVIPSLLGLLLFVIPVPWNGEVTVPIAFLTNAITQGLAPWLPGAVTIIIVLAWLGTAYTRWLRPAKLLHMPLWNALFNISPFWFAARTLGIIFAILAFFRIGPEWIWSEDTGGMLLSGLIPGLFVVFLLAGLLLPLLVDFGLLEFFGTLMTRIMRPIFTLPGRSSINCMASWLGDGTIGVMMTSKQYESGYYTKREAAVIGTTFTAVSITFSFIVLSNVRLGHMFLPFYATVTFAGMAAAVIMPRIPPLSRKPDTYSPDATPAEEEVIPAAWSPWRWGLRQAVGKARQHGGAGSFLREGCKNIVDLWIGVIPVVMAIGTLAVAIAKFTPIFKWFGWPFIPLLQLLGIPEAEAASQTILVGFADMFLPTVLASDITSDMTRFVIAALSVTQLIYMSEVGGLLLGSKLPVSFKDLVVIFLLRTLLTLPIIAFIAHLLF
- a CDS encoding carbohydrate ABC transporter permease, with product MKKTSKWLLELLLLLMALLFLSPIYLMLVNSFKNRAELYENALAFPTSFSFQYYKEAMEKMNFFNAFGNSLYVTLVSVILVIVLASMTAWMLVRTDNKLSKIIFMTLVATMLIPFQTLMMPLMQVMDWIRTHLHIPMLNTHEGLIYMNVGFASGMAVFLYHGFIKSIPIDLEEAATIDGCSKFGVFWRIVFPMLKNITITVAILNVIALWNDYLLPSLTLADKGLRTIPLSTFYFFGEFTIVWNQAMAGLTLTIIPIVIFYIFAQKYIIKGIAAGAVK
- a CDS encoding response regulator transcription factor, with the protein product MYSVFLVDDEPFIIEGLQTILEWNDYGLSVAGTAENGEDAWEKLQQQPVDLIITDIMMPRMTGLQLIEKVKESHPQTRFIILSGYNEFMYVKEGIKLGVENYLLKPINIEEFRSTLETTVQKIDQSRVHRMAEQHNRDILRDNVLYRWLRDLIHLEELQQRADLLDIRFIHPYYMVVLVRPELQMDHEADYDKQEEVVSHARRLLKQANGGFCVPEWDGETAIIFGLYRSEEKEEMMGRLREWKREVEEMLSTSLQITLGSVQEGYAHTSASYLHAKRVQPYHLVRADDEWVDADEIADYRSSRPADVQPETEPYVKLLYDRDKEQLRKQLEADFEQLSATSGVTPRDIRNFAVELLIAWKQSVKDTAHYLLEEERDWFDDVYHIQTLEVLKDHVLQVGCRMMGQLAEPEHMSPVIKQVLHDIHARYAEELSLKTLSQVYNINPVYLGQLFQKEVQSTFSDYLNKTRIKMAKEMLVNTNQRMTDIASNVGYWDKSYFYKQFRKYVGVSPKEYREFHANRNEIV
- a CDS encoding ABC transporter substrate-binding protein → MSKRKYITCTLSLLTVLAVITALVGCGSGSDSNNANPSTDSSGQEKLKKITIFQSKVEIAEQLEKLAQKYTEETGNEAEVWGAAGDNYTTQLQAKLTSNQGPSIFSIGPGTEAEKFKSYFYDMSNEGYAKNVAPNMALEVDGKVTGIPYGVEGYGLVYNKDLVNPSEVTDLDSFTKTLEKFKNENINGLALSQEAYFLIGHIINTPFALQADPVDYINKLNKGEVKMADTKEFQEFAKFMDAIKAYAKNPMEIKYDTQMGDFATGKTAMVHQGNWSFSMLKDFGDFGSNIGMMPLPINGNQKLTVGVASYWVVNGTADADEIKAANAFLDWLFNSETGKKTIVEDFQFIPAMTNIEAGNMDPLSQAVYEATQSGETLMTANNYFPAGIITNDLAPAAQAFFLDKAMTGEQFLQKLDEVWAKAAK
- a CDS encoding sensor histidine kinase: MLKAIKQIYMKHFKKKLFIKLIVVYSIIAVASLVTLSVSAYHFFVYNNVNNALFDQQRKVDAINRFLDQKYDTAQAIIQQVYQDTILVKETVYLLNEGLENFIRYRLDSFSSSNGFYIRNMHDFFSTQFVKDQDLQNINLISLKKKFAYIYYKGGFYRGYFDWSENSQAQQLWKNNRYAIPNKRYLPEMGNAHPAAETGHDISTKPIEEIVNVPPFEPDQTAEPLSLLSVTNRISNPETLATAGDITIDFNADGISRQIGEQLPGEQWLVLDSNGHTVYHTERSAIPVTAQYYSELLSMPRNKSDQVDLNGQKSYVMVSETNKLGLVVINTIPEKAITDRLSGIRNTIGIITLLCIITVLVATYFSVLHLSRRTQTVIKGMKKVREGYLNTKLPVDREDELGLIALSFNQMCEDLQQYINKVYKSELKQKNAELVALQSQIKPHFLYNTLEVIRMRAISQGANDVGDMIYNLASMFRHMVKDKTTITLNEEIENCRRYLELTRIRYRDKLQYSIYMDERLGGYNIMKLSVQPIIENYLVHGLGLDRTDNHIIIEVESDEEDLVIRVADNGKGIEPERLQEIQQELRQSSIQEHGSLGLKNVHDRLRILYGDNYGITLESVLGAGTTVTIRVPLN
- a CDS encoding helix-turn-helix transcriptional regulator, giving the protein MVFDHRIAPVVLRQYLQEELVKRGWKQKDLAEAAEMESSTISNIFNRKQSLMLPQLHAINQAFGLPNDTFYELFIGECCGDNGRLKPEKTSDFILNCIAVEKYEIIKQLVQILHEETNRSKMIDTTFRIAEHIFQSDQRNYSLPFYDIITQNGYSRSERLAISYYRRFLILRDLDTSGAGNEALCQLLEYLPLLPDEVRLDAYYRILTFYNVVENWPKLLLYAKELRSIALSEGQDDYVAESWLYESVALKGMKNYESALKATAAYSRYGDHYARLSKYNELYISIEMKQIEAIEELMDMLKGDQVLLVLPVALDSYISNNALTEAREYLETYKSYVDDLLSRKDPFHLKHKLRLTQALSQYYFRIGQYGAGFEYNALSLELALKLKNIQRAGMAVIAFQEHEMHVSAEQKNRFINILLNEVDSNEKNINHDVHGSFLVQYYRSIVAG
- a CDS encoding carbohydrate ABC transporter permease; the protein is MKKRKDRLWFALFTLPLLFIFTTVVVIPFLFGIAYSFVQWDGIPANPKVFVGLDNYIQLFQDERFLASAWHTLKFTILAVLLVNVFGLAFSLFVTAKLRVRNLARTMFFMPNLIGGLILGYIWQFIFTDAMGYIGESTGLTNVFFNWLLDSQFALFAMVVVFTWQFAGYTMIIYVAGLQGVPDELIEASKVDGANWWHRLTKITLPLLMPAFTICLFLTLSGAFKIYDVNLSLTRGGPNNATEMFAMNIFNEIFAYGNYGLGQAKAVLFFLVVAVFTLTQVFLTKKREVQY